The Rhodocytophaga rosea genome has a segment encoding these proteins:
- a CDS encoding transposase, whose amino-acid sequence MVGKRKFIKDCLSQAIEDYVPKNNFYRRLKPLLDLTFLHKAVAPYYGKCGQKSIDPVVFFKLQLVAHFENLCSERALIKKSQMRLDILYFLDYRLGERLPGPEIRFHLRSVTVLYPVHGSDYQVVCLKLVFRGYSLSV is encoded by the coding sequence ATGGTAGGCAAAAGAAAATTTATCAAGGATTGCCTTTCACAGGCCATAGAGGACTATGTTCCAAAAAATAATTTCTACCGACGTTTAAAGCCGTTGTTAGACTTGACCTTCTTACACAAAGCGGTAGCCCCTTATTATGGCAAGTGTGGGCAAAAGTCAATAGATCCAGTCGTATTTTTCAAGTTACAATTGGTGGCCCATTTTGAAAACTTGTGTTCCGAGCGGGCTCTTATCAAAAAGAGTCAAATGCGACTAGATATTCTTTATTTCCTAGATTATCGGCTTGGGGAGCGTTTACCTGGACCTGAAATAAGATTTCATCTTAGGTCCGTCACAGTACTTTATCCCGTACACGGAAGCGATTACCAAGTAGTGTGTTTGAAGCTTGTTTTCAGAGGATACTCTCTAAGTGTGTAG
- a CDS encoding transposase: MENGFATHYYHARVKECGVCAFKKQCCGNKRRQSLTFSVYRHYHQRMQQRIESKEGKRMKRRRMATVEPVFGSLLNYYGMKRSNAKGKQAAHKMMLMAACAYNLQKLITCFNHPRAKAQVLPLGQELALYFILLYVVQQPRALLQLNRVCKRINFFIPISV; the protein is encoded by the coding sequence ATGGAAAATGGCTTTGCCACTCATTACTACCATGCCAGAGTAAAAGAATGTGGAGTGTGTGCTTTTAAAAAGCAATGTTGTGGCAATAAAAGGCGACAAAGCCTCACTTTCAGTGTCTATCGTCACTATCATCAGCGTATGCAGCAGCGCATAGAAAGCAAAGAAGGCAAGAGAATGAAAAGACGCAGAATGGCCACGGTAGAACCTGTTTTTGGCAGTTTACTTAACTATTATGGCATGAAAAGAAGCAATGCAAAAGGCAAACAAGCCGCTCACAAAATGATGCTTATGGCCGCTTGTGCCTATAATCTGCAAAAGCTAATTACTTGCTTTAACCATCCAAGAGCCAAAGCTCAAGTCCTCCCTCTTGGGCAAGAACTTGCCCTTTATTTTATCCTTCTGTACGTTGTGCAACAGCCACGGGCATTATTACAACTGAATAGGGTCTGTAAGAGAATCAACTTCTTTATCCCTATCTCTGTATAA
- a CDS encoding T9SS type A sorting domain-containing protein has protein sequence MLLQRVKLLSLQGQFIMIRQVNGLNQVVLPISQLNPGVYLVEIYTEIGIKKLILLQTLFSCNNARGCCTTYRRIK, from the coding sequence ATGCTACTGCAAAGGGTAAAATTACTCTCTCTGCAGGGGCAATTCATTATGATAAGACAAGTTAACGGATTAAATCAGGTAGTGCTACCTATTAGTCAACTTAACCCGGGTGTATACCTTGTGGAAATTTATACAGAGATAGGGATAAAGAAGTTGATTCTCTTACAGACCCTATTCAGTTGTAATAATGCCCGTGGCTGTTGCACAACGTACAGAAGGATAAAATAA
- a CDS encoding MJ1255/VC2487 family glycosyltransferase, which translates to MGHATRSKVVIDFLLKEHNVQVVSSSRAYQFLTKSFPKRVHEIKGLHFAYKNAQVSKLGTFLLNLQTAPTNLLHNFSQYLLMDKNFKPDVVISDFESFTYFFAKQHQIPLLSIDNMQVMDRCALDIEIPSEEKNNYRLAKSIVHAKVPGAKHYFISSFFDAPLKKKDTSLVPPIVREAICKAQVSSGDHILVYQTSSSLNGIKKILHQIRDINFYVYGFNKDEQDKNVIFKLFSEDGFVNDLAGAKAVIANGGFSFISEAVYLKKPVYSFPLQNQFEQFMNAAYIDKLGYGRHFTELKADFLKAFLYDLDSFTKNLSTYQQDGNTVLFEVLNKQLEALHP; encoded by the coding sequence ATGGGCCACGCCACCCGCAGCAAAGTTGTCATTGACTTTCTATTAAAAGAGCATAACGTGCAGGTGGTGAGCAGTTCCCGCGCATACCAGTTTCTAACAAAGTCTTTCCCCAAACGGGTACACGAAATCAAAGGACTTCACTTTGCCTATAAAAATGCGCAGGTATCCAAATTAGGCACCTTTCTGCTCAACTTGCAAACGGCACCCACCAACCTGCTGCACAATTTTTCGCAGTATTTACTGATGGACAAGAACTTCAAGCCCGATGTGGTGATTAGTGACTTTGAATCCTTTACGTACTTTTTTGCCAAGCAACACCAGATTCCACTGCTTAGCATCGACAACATGCAGGTGATGGACCGCTGCGCATTAGACATCGAAATTCCTTCCGAGGAGAAGAACAATTATCGATTGGCGAAGTCAATTGTCCATGCAAAGGTACCGGGCGCCAAACATTACTTTATCTCCAGTTTCTTTGATGCTCCCCTCAAAAAGAAAGACACATCGCTAGTGCCTCCCATCGTTCGAGAGGCAATCTGTAAGGCGCAGGTTAGCAGTGGGGATCATATTTTAGTATATCAAACCTCCAGTTCACTTAATGGTATTAAGAAAATTCTGCATCAGATTCGGGATATCAACTTTTATGTGTACGGGTTCAATAAAGATGAGCAGGACAAAAACGTTATCTTCAAACTGTTTAGCGAAGATGGCTTTGTAAATGACTTAGCCGGAGCTAAAGCGGTGATTGCCAACGGGGGTTTCTCCTTTATTTCAGAAGCGGTTTACCTCAAAAAACCCGTGTATTCATTCCCGCTACAAAATCAGTTTGAACAGTTTATGAATGCCGCCTACATCGACAAACTTGGATATGGCAGGCATTTTACCGAACTGAAAGCGGATTTCCTCAAGGCCTTCTTATATGATCTGGACAGCTTCACTAAAAACCTTTCCACTTATCAACAAGATGGAAACACAGTGCTTTTTGAAGTCCTGAACAAGCAACTAGAAGCCTTGCATCCATAG
- a CDS encoding amidohydrolase family protein: MISKPILPRYLAIIICLIVLSSLSTRKIFSPSQSQQTIALVNGQWFTGKGFESRTGYSVNGRFTFKKPKQIDQTIDLAGTWLVPPFGEAHNHNIDGVVEERSKKAIERYMADGVFYVKIQGNYPLTDEQKNRLQINQLQGPDVAFAHSFFTVTGGHPMFMHENILLSQGYYPGFTKENLQNKLYFTIESEKDLEDKWPQILALHPDFIKTNLWCSDEFEKRKNDPAYLGRKALDPRLLPKIVAKAHANKLRVSVHITNAADFHNALLAGVDEIAHSATTGLFKNIEERGSDPRVLGNSELMVRLLLEATNSANKGNAAYIPISEEDAKLAAKQGTIVITTMGLISRSPEPVRIAAKSTMAAHIKLLSENGVNLVIGSDNVMDTSVKELEGLKWLGVFDNLTLLKMWAEDTPKSIFPDRKIGRLQEGYEASFVALDGNPLEDLQNIRKIKHRFKQGVVLEK; encoded by the coding sequence ATGATCAGTAAACCAATCCTGCCACGATACCTGGCTATTATAATCTGCTTAATTGTACTGAGCAGCTTGTCCACCCGGAAGATTTTCAGCCCTTCTCAGTCTCAGCAGACAATCGCTTTAGTTAATGGGCAATGGTTTACCGGCAAAGGTTTTGAATCCCGTACAGGATATAGTGTCAATGGCCGGTTTACGTTTAAAAAACCAAAACAAATTGACCAGACAATAGATTTAGCCGGTACCTGGCTGGTGCCTCCTTTCGGCGAAGCACATAATCACAATATTGATGGCGTGGTAGAAGAACGGAGTAAAAAGGCGATTGAAAGGTATATGGCCGATGGCGTGTTTTATGTAAAAATTCAGGGAAACTATCCTTTAACAGATGAGCAAAAAAACCGGCTTCAGATCAACCAACTACAAGGCCCCGATGTGGCGTTTGCACATAGTTTTTTCACCGTAACAGGCGGCCATCCTATGTTTATGCATGAAAATATTTTGCTCTCCCAGGGATACTACCCCGGATTTACCAAAGAGAATCTACAGAACAAACTCTACTTTACCATTGAATCAGAAAAGGACCTGGAAGACAAATGGCCACAGATACTTGCCCTACACCCTGATTTCATCAAGACAAATTTGTGGTGTTCCGATGAATTTGAGAAGCGAAAAAATGATCCGGCTTATTTGGGACGCAAAGCGCTCGATCCACGTCTGCTTCCTAAGATCGTTGCCAAAGCCCATGCTAATAAATTGCGGGTATCTGTGCATATCACTAATGCCGCTGACTTTCACAATGCCCTGCTGGCAGGAGTAGATGAGATTGCTCATAGTGCCACTACGGGTTTGTTTAAAAATATTGAAGAGCGGGGCTCCGATCCGAGAGTATTGGGAAATAGTGAACTGATGGTACGATTGCTCTTGGAAGCTACTAATTCTGCGAATAAAGGAAATGCAGCTTATATACCCATTTCTGAAGAAGATGCCAAACTAGCAGCCAAACAAGGAACGATTGTAATTACTACTATGGGTCTTATCTCCAGGTCGCCGGAGCCTGTCCGCATCGCAGCAAAATCCACAATGGCCGCCCATATAAAGCTTCTCAGCGAAAATGGCGTTAATTTGGTTATTGGCAGTGATAATGTCATGGACACATCTGTTAAGGAATTGGAAGGGCTGAAGTGGCTAGGTGTTTTCGATAACCTTACACTACTGAAAATGTGGGCAGAAGATACCCCTAAATCTATTTTTCCTGATCGCAAAATCGGTAGGTTACAGGAAGGCTATGAGGCCAGCTTTGTGGCTCTGGACGGAAACCCCTTGGAAGATTTACAGAATATCCGTAAGATTAAACACCGTTTTAAGCAGGGTGTTGTTTTAGAAAAATAG
- a CDS encoding alpha/beta hydrolase — MKQLFVGLLLLLCVIVQAQHQPPSPEQIRSTIAKLITDLGVPPEPVAKVENHFVTNGSDSIPIRMYEPVSGKRLPILYYVHGGGWVAGDLDTHDNICRYLANHLQAIVIAVHYRRPPEYKFPAAFDDSYTVLKWIDTHTNKLNGNGNLIVIGDSAGGQLVASLCLVNAKEKKPVPILAQVLINPGVNFSKGSVAYTTPPRFIDFYLNENDNTNDIRISPRLAENVRGVPPAIIVVGEHDKIRNDGEFYHQKLLNDGVKSLLYIQPNAGHLREHWCAADQIAKPAINFVVENLQQWLLK, encoded by the coding sequence ATGAAACAGCTATTTGTAGGGCTATTGTTATTGCTATGTGTCATTGTGCAGGCACAGCATCAGCCACCAAGCCCGGAGCAAATCCGTTCTACCATTGCAAAATTGATAACTGATCTTGGAGTTCCGCCAGAGCCGGTGGCGAAAGTTGAAAACCATTTTGTAACCAATGGCAGTGATTCTATTCCCATCCGTATGTACGAACCTGTTTCCGGGAAACGCCTGCCTATTCTTTATTATGTCCATGGCGGAGGCTGGGTAGCCGGTGACCTGGATACACATGATAATATTTGCCGCTACCTGGCTAACCATCTGCAAGCCATTGTAATTGCTGTCCATTACCGCCGTCCACCAGAATATAAGTTTCCTGCTGCTTTTGATGATAGCTATACAGTGCTGAAGTGGATTGATACCCATACAAACAAACTGAATGGAAACGGCAATCTGATTGTAATTGGAGATAGTGCCGGCGGCCAGTTAGTGGCTTCCCTATGCCTGGTCAATGCAAAGGAGAAAAAGCCTGTTCCTATTCTGGCACAGGTGTTAATAAATCCTGGTGTCAACTTCTCAAAAGGTTCTGTTGCCTATACAACGCCTCCCAGGTTCATTGATTTTTACCTGAATGAAAATGACAATACAAATGATATACGCATTTCGCCCAGATTGGCAGAAAATGTAAGGGGTGTTCCGCCAGCTATTATTGTAGTAGGAGAACACGACAAAATAAGAAATGACGGTGAGTTTTACCATCAGAAACTGCTAAACGATGGTGTCAAATCCCTTCTTTATATTCAGCCAAATGCAGGACATTTACGAGAACACTGGTGTGCGGCAGATCAAATAGCCAAACCAGCCATAAATTTTGTGGTGGAAAACTTGCAACAATGGCTTTTGAAATAA
- a CDS encoding cupin domain-containing protein — protein sequence MKRNYFLSSLLLMAVAPFKTFSKIPSLFGRPTKGIKIARGEGRIHGHIQTRGRLPGVVDVKVSGSDTEGSFAVFEQTVLAKGASVPLHFHPAQDEMFYVLEGSYRFKVGDELFELQAGDSVFLPRKIPHAWMLLSEKGTTHVLVQPAGELENFFVKMKAIDHVPTPEEVAKISAESGMTVVGPPLKLE from the coding sequence ATGAAAAGAAACTACTTTCTTAGTTCGCTGCTACTGATGGCAGTGGCTCCTTTTAAAACATTTTCAAAAATCCCATCCTTATTTGGACGCCCCACTAAAGGAATTAAAATTGCCCGGGGTGAAGGAAGAATACATGGCCATATTCAAACCAGAGGAAGATTGCCTGGGGTAGTAGATGTAAAAGTATCAGGCAGTGATACCGAAGGCAGTTTTGCTGTGTTTGAACAAACTGTATTGGCCAAAGGCGCTAGTGTACCTTTGCATTTCCATCCGGCGCAAGACGAAATGTTTTATGTATTAGAGGGCTCTTACCGGTTCAAAGTAGGCGATGAACTGTTTGAGCTGCAGGCTGGGGACAGCGTTTTTCTTCCCCGGAAAATTCCACATGCCTGGATGCTGTTGTCGGAAAAAGGAACCACACATGTATTGGTTCAGCCGGCAGGTGAGCTTGAAAACTTTTTTGTAAAAATGAAAGCAATCGATCATGTTCCAACGCCGGAAGAAGTTGCCAAAATCTCTGCCGAAAGCGGCATGACGGTAGTAGGTCCGCCATTGAAATTAGAGTAA
- a CDS encoding ester cyclase, with protein MKTVLSLLPAIIAISTMAFLYTPSNVLCYISNSQPKLTDEAKEQRNKATALASVRAVAANQIDEALKDCAPDIINYGNGSIPPAHGLEKNRAGLKMATTAVPFNGSENLMAVADGEWVMVWGKFSGSWQKDMMGQKATGKPYQKTDVEIFRFNEAGQITEHHSVQSFYEVARQIGLQLPN; from the coding sequence ATGAAAACTGTATTGTCCCTGCTGCCCGCCATTATTGCCATCAGTACTATGGCATTTTTGTATACCCCTTCAAATGTTCTTTGTTATATCAGTAATAGCCAACCTAAGCTTACTGACGAAGCCAAGGAACAGCGCAATAAAGCAACCGCACTGGCTAGTGTACGGGCTGTGGCAGCGAATCAAATAGATGAAGCGCTAAAAGATTGTGCACCCGACATAATTAATTATGGAAATGGCAGCATTCCACCAGCACATGGTCTGGAAAAGAACAGAGCCGGATTAAAAATGGCTACTACAGCTGTACCTTTTAACGGGAGCGAAAACCTGATGGCCGTAGCTGATGGAGAATGGGTGATGGTATGGGGAAAGTTTTCCGGTTCCTGGCAAAAAGACATGATGGGCCAAAAAGCAACAGGCAAGCCCTACCAGAAAACAGATGTAGAGATATTCCGATTCAATGAAGCAGGCCAGATTACTGAGCATCATAGTGTACAATCTTTCTATGAAGTAGCCCGTCAGATTGGATTACAGCTACCCAATTAG